The genome window TAGGATAAACGGTAAGCTTGTAAAAACAGATAACTTACAGGAACTGGGCTCTGAACAGATTAAATCCTTATTACTAAATATTATAGATGAGCACCAAAAGAACCACCTGTTTGCAGAGAAGGAATTGGATTTTTCTTATTCCCTACCCGGAATTAGCAGATTCAGGGTTAATTATTTTTTCCAGAGGAATAGCTTAAGTGCTGCTTTCCGAGTTATTAAAGCAAAAATTGCTACTATAGAAGAACTGCGGTTGCCTCCCCAAATTAAGGAATTTGCTGCTTACCCCCGCGGATTGGTGCTGGTAACCGGTCCTACAGGTAGTGGTAAATCTACTACTTTGGCTGCTATCATTGACCTTATTAATGAAAACCGGGTAGAAAATATTATAACTATTGAAGATCCAATAGAATACCTGTATAAACATAAAAAAAGTTTAATTTCCCAAAGGGAAGTAGGCTCTGACACTAAATCCTTTGCCAATGCTTTAAAATACGTGTTAAGGGAAGACCCGGATATTATTTTAGTAGGCGAGATGAGGGATCTGGAAACCATCTCCAGCGCCTTGACTGCTGCTGAGACCGGTCATCTTGTCTTTTCTACTCTCCATACCCAAGATGCAGCCCAAACCCTGGATCGAGTAGTAGATATATTTCCCCCTCATCAGCAGCAACAGGTCAGGATACAGCTTTCAGGTACATTAAAAGCCGTTCTGGTTCAGCAACTTATTCCCACTATCGATAACCAGGGGAGGGTACCT of Actinomycetota bacterium contains these proteins:
- a CDS encoding type IV pilus twitching motility protein PilT yields the protein MDLNEILKEAVQLNASDIHIAAFQPPIFRINGKLVKTDNLQELGSEQIKSLLLNIIDEHQKNHLFAEKELDFSYSLPGISRFRVNYFFQRNSLSAAFRVIKAKIATIEELRLPPQIKEFAAYPRGLVLVTGPTGSGKSTTLAAIIDLINENRVENIITIEDPIEYLYKHKKSLISQREVGSDTKSFANALKYVLREDPDIILVGEMRDLETISSALTAAETGHLVFSTLHTQDAAQTLDRVVDIFPPHQQQQVRIQLSGTLKAVLVQQLIPTIDNQGRVPAVELMFSNVAIRNLIREMKTHQIYSAIQSGGRRGMITMDMSLADLYRKGLISREIALEKCHHREDMERMLG